A genome region from Oryzias melastigma strain HK-1 linkage group LG12, ASM292280v2, whole genome shotgun sequence includes the following:
- the LOC112139224 gene encoding mucin-5AC, whose translation MQSNRAKKHSNLNNMQSNRDAKFLFSSEYYCWTQWFDRDDPTATGDWETLSDLLKQFPDKVCPNPIDIEATTLSGTPADQTGEVFFKYDTTSGFVCRNEDQNGGMCKDYRVRFSCPSSYCTEKVCWTEWFDRDNPSGTGDWEDLSDLRKENPGKICETPQYIEAQTTGLFSTSAPFTGQKFYMFNPTKGFVCRNNDQNSKECLDYQVRFGCC comes from the exons ATGCAGTCCAATAGAGctaaaaaacactcaaatctgAACAACATGCAGTCCAATAGAG ACGCGAAGTTTCTATTTTCCTCTGAATACT ACTGTTGGACTCAGTGGTTTGACAGAGACGATCCTACTGCGACTGGAGACTGGGAGACTCTTTCGGACCTACTGAAGCAGTTCCCCGATAAAGTCTGCCCAAATCCTATCGACATTGAAGCCACGACTCTGTCTGGGACTCCTGCAGACCAGACCGGAGAAGTCTTCTTTAA gtATGACACGACATCAGGATTTGTCTGCAGAAATGAAGACCAAAACGGAGGGATGTGCAAAGATTACAGAGTTCGCTTCAGCTGCCCCTCTTCCTACTGTACTGAAAAAG TGTGCTGGACTGAGTGGTTTGATCGGGACAATCCCTCTGGTACTGGAGACTGGGAGGATTTGAGTGACCTCAGAAAGGAAAACCCAGGAAAGATCTGTGAAACTCCTCAGTACATTGAGGCTCAAACCACAGGACTTTTTTCCACTTCGGCCCCATTCACTGGGCAAAAGTTCTACAT GTTCAACCCTACCAAGGGCTTTGTTTGCCGTAACAACGACCAGAATTCCAAGGAATGCCTGGACTACCAGGTCCGGTTTGGATGCTGTTAG